The proteins below come from a single Gossypium raimondii isolate GPD5lz chromosome 2, ASM2569854v1, whole genome shotgun sequence genomic window:
- the LOC105787758 gene encoding probable trehalose-phosphate phosphatase J, with the protein MVSFIEERPKNIAAGQNMVSDPKSAQKPPAPPGFISISRKKLLQNLEINAGARVNSWVDSMRASSPTHMKSAPSIADDQGSWNLNHPSALDMFEQIIDASKGKQIVMFLDYDGTLSPIVADPDRAFMSKKMRKTVRKLAKCFPTAIVSGRCRDKVYNFVKLAELYYAGSHGMDIKGPEKGSKSNKDTESVLFQPASEFLPMIDEVYKQLVETTKSTPGAKVENNKFCLSVHFRCVDEKKWSELAQQVKSVLKDYPKLRLTQGRKVLEIRPTIKWDKGKALEFLLESLGFANCTDVFPVYIGDDRTDEDAFKILRDRGQGFGILVSKFPKDTNASYSLQEPDEVMDFLRRLVEWKELSLRTQSRM; encoded by the exons atgg TGAGTTTCATTGAAGAAAGACCAAAGAACATCGCCGCCGGTCAAAACATGGTCTCTGATCCAAAATCAGCACAGAAACCACCGGCACCACCTGGTTTTATATCCATTTCCAGAAAGAAATTGCTTCAAAACCTTGAAATCAATGCCGGAGCTAGAGTTAATTCATGGGTCGATTCCATGAGAGCTTCTTCTCCAACTCATATGAAATCAGCACCGTCCATTGCTGATGATCAAGGTTCCTGGAAT CTAAACCATCCATCAGCACTAGATATGTTCGAACAGATAATCGATGCATCAAAAGGGAAACAAATCGTAATGTTTCTTGATTACGATGGCACTCTTTCACCAATCGTAGCCGATCCAGATCGGGCTTTCATGTCTAAGAAG ATGAGAAAGACAGTGAGAAAGCTAGCCAAATGTTTCCCTACAGCTATAGTGAGTGGCAGATGCAGGGACAAGGTgtataattttgtcaaattagCTGAGCTATACTATGCTGGAAGCCATGGCATGGACATTAAAGGCCCTGAAAAAGGTTCCAAATCTAACAAA GATACTGAATCTGTTCTTTTCCAACCAGCTAGTGAATTTCTTCCCATGATTGATGAGGTTTATAAACAGTTGGTTGAAACTACAAAATCAACACCAGGTGCTAAAGTGGAGAACAACAAGTTTTGTCTCTCAGTACACTTCCGTTGTGTTGATGAAaag AAATGGAGTGAATTGGCACAACAAGTGAAGTCTGTTTTAAAAGACTACCCCAAGCTTCGGCTAACTCAAGGCCGAAAG GTTTTGGAAATCCGTCCTACAATCAAATGGGACAAAGGGAAAGCCCTTGAATTTTTGTTAGAATCTCTTG GATTTGCTAACTGTACCGATGTCTTTCCCGTTTATATCGGAGATGATCGGACCGATGAAGATGCATTCAAG ATATTGAGGGACAGAGGCCAAGGTTTTGGTATTCTTGTATCCAAGTTCCCCAAGGACACTAATGCATCCTATTCATTACAAGAACCAGATGAG GTCATGGACTTTTTACGACGTCTGGTTGAATGGAAAGAATTATCTCTAAGAACTCAGTCGAGAATGTAG